The Pseudodesulfovibrio sp. zrk46 genome contains a region encoding:
- a CDS encoding HPr family phosphocarrier protein: MNTNNQTNSDGGNVQSRLVIVANEHGLHARPAGKLAQQAQAFEADILLVYDEQEVDAKSILDVLTLAAGPGEKLEIRASGSDAEQAADALQTLFANKFEE; this comes from the coding sequence ATGAATACCAACAATCAAACCAACAGCGACGGGGGAAACGTCCAGTCCCGCCTGGTCATCGTTGCCAACGAGCACGGGTTGCATGCCCGGCCCGCAGGTAAGCTGGCTCAGCAGGCGCAGGCCTTTGAGGCGGACATCCTCCTCGTGTATGACGAACAGGAAGTGGATGCCAAATCCATCCTCGACGTGTTGACCCTGGCCGCCGGGCCGGGTGAAAAGCTGGAAATCCGCGCATCCGGCAGCGATGCCGAACAGGCCGCGGATGCCCTGCAAACCCTGTTTGCAAATAAGTTCGAAGAGTAA
- the bioB gene encoding biotin synthase BioB, with translation MSLKSIHGKVLNGTPLTESDIQYIVDLPDDRLGELSACAHSIRQTHFKQELGLCAIINAKSGTCSENCSFCAQSGHHGAESPEYPLLPIEDIVEAGRKAQNHGVTRFGVVASGKLVGRDDLAGFTEAVRGLAKLGIKPDLSPGILDRSQLKALKKEGLKGYHHNLETSASFFPKMCTTHAYEEDVRAVRAGMDAGLYVCSGGIFGIGESWTDRVELAMLLKELGVPSVPMNFLHPIAGTPLEKQPVLSPEEALKIVALYRFLLPDRTLRICGGRPTVFGAERRKELLTSGMNGLMVGDYLTTSGGDVLADLDEIREAELVPEILG, from the coding sequence ATGAGCCTTAAATCCATACACGGTAAGGTCCTGAACGGGACACCGCTTACCGAATCCGACATCCAGTACATCGTAGACCTTCCCGACGATCGCCTCGGCGAACTGTCGGCCTGCGCCCATTCGATCCGCCAAACCCACTTCAAACAGGAACTGGGTCTGTGCGCGATCATCAACGCCAAATCCGGCACCTGCTCCGAGAACTGTTCGTTCTGCGCCCAGTCGGGCCACCATGGAGCGGAAAGCCCGGAATACCCGCTGCTGCCCATTGAAGATATCGTGGAGGCGGGCAGAAAGGCGCAAAACCACGGCGTGACACGCTTCGGCGTGGTGGCCAGCGGCAAACTGGTGGGTAGGGACGACCTCGCGGGATTCACCGAAGCCGTGCGCGGCTTGGCCAAGCTGGGCATCAAGCCGGACCTGTCACCGGGAATTCTGGACCGTTCGCAACTAAAGGCGTTGAAAAAAGAAGGCCTGAAAGGGTACCATCACAATCTGGAAACTTCGGCTTCGTTCTTTCCGAAGATGTGTACCACGCACGCCTATGAAGAGGACGTGCGGGCGGTGCGAGCCGGAATGGACGCCGGATTGTACGTCTGCTCGGGCGGTATCTTCGGCATTGGTGAATCCTGGACAGACCGGGTGGAGCTGGCCATGCTGCTCAAAGAACTGGGCGTGCCGTCGGTTCCCATGAATTTTCTGCATCCGATTGCAGGTACACCGCTGGAGAAACAGCCGGTCCTGTCGCCCGAAGAGGCGCTCAAGATCGTGGCGCTTTACCGGTTCCTGCTGCCGGATCGGACTTTGCGTATTTGCGGCGGCCGTCCCACCGTGTTTGGTGCGGAGCGGCGCAAGGAGTTGCTGACCTCGGGCATGAACGGCCTGATGGTGGGCGACTACCTGACCACCAGCGGCGGCGACGTGCTGGCTGATCTGGACGAAATCCGCGAGGCCGAACTGGTTCCGGAAATTCTTGGATAG
- a CDS encoding ABC transporter substrate-binding protein produces MRFVLVFAIVCAVVCSWQLPVLAAETDEPIRVTMVSPTCDNKHPFWSEYLDFMNAAADSLGIELTLVCAGDRIDAVNVARKAMADPGAIDYLVHVYLAASSCDLLEAAERKGVNIFTVNTGIMASERDVVGYPREKYEHWIGHLHPDDAEAGKLLAQKLLDRARALKIGRGELHVIGIGGGRDSAASVDRGKAFQQVVKDAPDADLSQYVLTDWDSDVAYKKTCGLLVRHHKARVYWAASDALALGAAKALQEAGLEPGKDSLVGGLDWTHAGLDAVRNGTLEASVGGHFMEGAWVLALIYDHYHGKDFSTQGTTQEFHMQLVDRSNLETYLPVLNHTNWKRIDFKQFTRTHNPRLKRYDFSPDAVVRQLARR; encoded by the coding sequence ATGAGATTTGTATTGGTTTTTGCTATTGTATGCGCTGTGGTCTGTTCATGGCAGTTGCCTGTATTAGCGGCTGAAACGGATGAGCCCATTCGTGTGACCATGGTGTCTCCTACATGTGACAACAAGCATCCCTTTTGGAGTGAATATCTCGACTTCATGAATGCTGCTGCAGACAGTCTCGGCATTGAACTGACCCTTGTATGCGCCGGGGATCGCATCGACGCAGTGAATGTTGCCCGAAAGGCAATGGCCGACCCCGGAGCGATTGATTATCTCGTGCATGTGTATCTCGCAGCCAGTTCCTGTGATTTGCTGGAGGCGGCTGAGCGGAAAGGAGTGAACATCTTCACGGTGAATACAGGGATCATGGCGAGTGAGCGGGATGTCGTGGGCTATCCGAGAGAAAAATATGAACACTGGATTGGTCATCTCCACCCCGATGATGCAGAGGCAGGAAAACTCCTCGCCCAAAAACTTCTCGACCGCGCCCGGGCGTTGAAGATCGGGCGCGGTGAGCTCCATGTGATCGGCATTGGTGGCGGCCGTGATTCTGCGGCTTCCGTGGATAGGGGCAAGGCGTTTCAGCAGGTCGTAAAGGATGCGCCTGATGCAGACCTTTCCCAATATGTGCTGACTGATTGGGACAGTGACGTTGCGTACAAGAAGACGTGCGGTCTGCTGGTGCGACACCACAAGGCGCGAGTCTACTGGGCTGCCAGTGACGCCCTGGCCTTGGGCGCGGCAAAGGCATTGCAGGAAGCAGGGCTGGAGCCCGGCAAGGACTCCCTCGTCGGAGGCTTGGATTGGACTCACGCCGGACTGGATGCTGTCCGGAATGGAACGCTGGAAGCCTCCGTGGGCGGTCACTTTATGGAAGGCGCCTGGGTGCTGGCATTGATATATGATCATTATCACGGCAAGGATTTTTCTACCCAAGGGACAACCCAGGAATTTCACATGCAACTGGTGGATCGGAGCAATCTCGAAACGTATCTGCCTGTCCTGAACCACACCAATTGGAAACGTATTGATTTCAAGCAGTTTACCAGGACGCACAATCCTCGCTTGAAAAGGTATGATTTCAGCCCCGACGCCGTGGTTCGGCAGTTGGCCAGACGCTGA
- the rsmI gene encoding 16S rRNA (cytidine(1402)-2'-O)-methyltransferase codes for MSDYGKLWVVATPLGNIGDLSPRAREVLMDADVILAEDTRRAGLLFKRLELERHGRLMSFFEHNEDKRLPKVLGFLEDGMSVALISDAGTPLLSDPGFTLVRACRDEGFDVSPVPGPSAPVVALSASGLPPLPYTFLGFPPRKKSQTEKMFSAHRDTGATLVFFERKSRLKGTLSIAFEQLGDREFCVARELTKDYEEFLRGTLSELDDFDFELRGELTVIIAPGGEDGDASEEAVVRLLEEEREAGGKPKEVARRVAERVSGWTAKEVYALMRDL; via the coding sequence ATGAGTGACTACGGAAAACTGTGGGTGGTAGCCACCCCGTTGGGCAACATCGGCGATCTGTCCCCTCGCGCACGAGAAGTGCTCATGGACGCAGACGTGATTCTGGCCGAGGACACGCGCCGGGCCGGGCTTCTGTTCAAGCGTCTTGAGCTGGAACGGCACGGGCGCCTCATGTCTTTCTTTGAGCACAACGAGGACAAACGCCTGCCCAAGGTGCTTGGATTTTTGGAAGACGGCATGTCGGTGGCATTGATCTCCGATGCCGGAACACCACTGCTGTCCGACCCCGGCTTCACCTTGGTTCGCGCCTGCCGCGACGAAGGTTTTGATGTTTCACCCGTTCCCGGCCCCAGCGCCCCTGTTGTTGCGTTGTCCGCATCCGGGCTGCCGCCGCTTCCCTATACTTTTCTCGGCTTTCCCCCGCGCAAGAAGTCACAGACAGAGAAGATGTTCTCTGCCCATCGTGACACCGGCGCGACCCTCGTTTTCTTTGAGCGCAAGTCTCGTCTCAAGGGAACGCTCTCCATTGCCTTTGAGCAGCTCGGTGACCGCGAGTTCTGCGTGGCCCGTGAATTAACCAAGGATTACGAAGAATTTCTGCGTGGAACCTTGTCTGAGCTGGACGATTTCGATTTCGAATTGCGTGGCGAATTGACGGTTATCATTGCGCCAGGCGGCGAGGATGGCGATGCTTCCGAGGAAGCTGTGGTGCGACTCCTCGAAGAGGAACGCGAGGCAGGCGGCAAGCCCAAGGAAGTGGCGCGCCGTGTAGCCGAACGCGTGTCCGGCTGGACAGCCAAGGAAGTGTATGCTTTGATGCGGGACCTTTAA
- a CDS encoding Gfo/Idh/MocA family oxidoreductase: MLKYAMIGGGPGAFVGAVHRRALMLNGQAKLVAGCFSRDLEKSHAIGAELGLNEDRLYATPEEMARLEAGDIDFAVVVTSNEAHYPNVKSCLEHGIHVMCDKPFTHTSAQAAELVELARSKGLTLGVTYTYAGYPMVRQMKEMIARGDIGEIRFINCEYPQGWLAEMLEATGHIQASWRADPARSGGVLSLGDVGTHVEYLVPHVTGLKLTRLAARLDTLVPGRQLDDNGTILTEYDSGARGMYWYSQAATGMVNGLTLRIFGSEGGLEWHQEDPDHLRHMPLGQPARTIVRGTPDLTPGAQAFSHTPPGHPEGWLLAFANIYTNFCNTIAHGAAPDFPTGEDGLRGVQFIETCLESSRNDTTWIQL; encoded by the coding sequence ATGCTCAAATATGCGATGATCGGCGGCGGGCCCGGTGCGTTTGTCGGTGCAGTGCATCGGCGCGCCCTCATGCTCAATGGACAGGCAAAACTGGTGGCAGGATGTTTTTCCCGTGATCTGGAGAAAAGCCACGCCATCGGCGCAGAATTGGGATTGAATGAAGACCGGCTGTACGCCACTCCCGAAGAGATGGCCCGACTGGAAGCCGGCGATATCGACTTCGCCGTCGTTGTTACCTCCAACGAGGCGCACTACCCCAATGTCAAATCCTGCCTTGAGCACGGCATCCATGTCATGTGCGACAAGCCTTTTACTCACACCTCGGCGCAGGCCGCCGAGCTGGTGGAACTGGCCCGCTCCAAGGGGCTGACTCTGGGCGTGACGTATACCTACGCGGGCTACCCCATGGTGCGGCAGATGAAAGAGATGATCGCGCGCGGCGATATCGGCGAGATTAGGTTCATCAACTGCGAATACCCGCAGGGCTGGCTGGCCGAGATGCTGGAGGCAACGGGCCATATCCAAGCCTCGTGGCGAGCTGATCCAGCCCGCAGCGGCGGCGTTCTGTCGCTGGGCGACGTGGGCACCCATGTGGAGTACCTCGTGCCGCATGTCACCGGACTGAAACTCACCCGCCTGGCCGCCCGCCTCGACACCCTCGTGCCGGGCCGTCAACTGGACGACAACGGCACCATCCTCACGGAATACGACTCCGGCGCGCGCGGCATGTACTGGTACTCACAGGCCGCCACCGGCATGGTCAACGGCCTCACCCTGCGCATCTTCGGTTCCGAAGGCGGGCTGGAGTGGCATCAGGAAGACCCGGACCACCTGCGCCACATGCCGCTGGGCCAACCCGCCCGGACGATCGTGCGCGGCACCCCGGACCTGACCCCCGGCGCGCAGGCATTCTCCCACACGCCCCCCGGCCACCCCGAAGGCTGGCTCCTCGCCTTTGCCAACATCTACACCAATTTCTGCAACACCATCGCCCACGGCGCAGCGCCGGATTTCCCCACTGGCGAAGATGGCCTGCGGGGCGTGCAGTTCATCGAGACCTGTCTGGAGAGTTCCCGCAACGACACGACGTGGATACAGTTGTAA
- a CDS encoding glycosyltransferase, giving the protein MQSTLTTWPKFREEKPRILLLTSQYFLIGELEAACRRLDIEHLLMDFGTREMDLDTFVSKMVSTLTSFKPDFVLTVNHLGVDREGVLTTLLDKFDVPLASWFVDNPHLILGAYQNLHDARSAIFTWDVDNIESLKEMGFDNVFHLPLAADPTRLVPNRAEPVEAWRAPISFVGNSMLTKTIRRIEAAMPSQRLVESGIMVAKAFGESEERCSGRFLKKNFPELRDDFEALGTPERKQAFETFLTWQATLMYRLDCVLRILDFDALIVGDPGWHELLQGREGWRYHSELSYYEDLPDFYPLSDINFNCTSQQMKGAVNQRVFDVPCCGAFLLTDYRRQMEDLFEPGREIVFYNHPDEIPGLVDIYLNAPDKRQRIAEAARTRILAEHTYDHRMASLLENMRQTFA; this is encoded by the coding sequence ATGCAGTCCACACTCACTACATGGCCCAAATTCCGAGAAGAAAAGCCGCGCATCCTCCTCCTCACCAGCCAGTATTTCCTTATTGGAGAGCTGGAGGCGGCCTGCCGACGCCTTGATATCGAACACCTGCTCATGGATTTCGGTACTCGTGAGATGGACCTCGACACCTTTGTGTCCAAGATGGTCTCCACCCTGACCTCGTTCAAACCGGACTTCGTGCTCACCGTGAATCATCTGGGCGTGGACCGGGAAGGTGTGCTCACCACCCTGCTGGACAAGTTCGACGTACCGCTGGCCTCGTGGTTCGTGGACAATCCCCATCTCATCCTCGGCGCGTATCAGAATCTGCATGATGCCCGCTCCGCCATCTTCACATGGGATGTGGACAACATCGAATCCCTGAAAGAGATGGGCTTCGACAACGTATTTCATCTGCCGCTGGCCGCCGACCCAACTCGGCTGGTCCCCAACAGGGCCGAGCCTGTGGAAGCGTGGCGCGCCCCCATCTCGTTCGTGGGCAACTCCATGCTCACCAAGACCATCAGGCGCATCGAGGCAGCCATGCCATCACAACGACTGGTAGAATCCGGTATCATGGTGGCCAAGGCATTCGGCGAATCGGAAGAACGATGCTCCGGTCGTTTCCTGAAAAAGAATTTCCCGGAACTGCGCGACGATTTTGAAGCGCTGGGAACACCCGAACGCAAGCAGGCGTTCGAGACGTTTCTGACATGGCAGGCCACCCTCATGTACCGGCTGGATTGCGTCCTGCGCATTCTGGATTTCGATGCCCTTATCGTGGGCGACCCGGGCTGGCATGAACTGCTCCAAGGTCGCGAAGGATGGCGGTATCACTCCGAGCTGTCCTATTATGAAGATCTGCCCGACTTTTATCCCCTCAGTGACATCAACTTCAACTGCACCAGCCAGCAGATGAAGGGTGCTGTAAACCAGCGCGTGTTCGACGTTCCCTGCTGCGGTGCGTTCCTGCTCACGGATTATCGCCGACAGATGGAAGACCTCTTCGAGCCGGGGCGCGAGATCGTGTTCTACAATCACCCGGACGAAATCCCCGGGCTGGTGGACATCTACCTCAATGCTCCTGACAAGCGGCAACGCATTGCCGAGGCCGCCCGCACGCGCATCCTTGCCGAACACACCTACGACCATCGCATGGCTTCACTTTTGGAAAACATGCGCCAGACCTTTGCCTAG
- a CDS encoding PTS system mannose/fructose/sorbose family transporter subunit IID has translation MHNPDSHAMAYCRSFFRCYLAGAGFNTRGLQNIGLVFAMQPGLKAIHTDPKELKAAQKRYVRHYQSHPFWMPCMVGILLNVESAIAAGRFPAKMLTKVKDTTSYTLSALGDSVFAGSMLIFWALMTICLLLSGWDTAALLFGLSIFTALQVFRLYSFICGVRQGFKFLERLKRWDLINWGRRVKYLNAALLVWLWTLIWPRPYDWWEWLIGVGALMLFGRFVRMGMVSRVFAVAIFVALIDSFPVIEQWVRNAL, from the coding sequence GTGCATAATCCCGACTCCCACGCCATGGCTTATTGCCGCAGCTTTTTCCGCTGCTATTTGGCTGGTGCGGGCTTCAATACGCGCGGCCTGCAGAATATCGGGCTGGTGTTTGCCATGCAGCCCGGGCTGAAGGCGATCCATACCGATCCCAAGGAGCTCAAGGCAGCGCAGAAACGGTACGTACGACACTATCAGTCACACCCGTTCTGGATGCCATGCATGGTGGGCATCCTGTTGAACGTGGAGAGCGCCATCGCGGCAGGTCGGTTCCCGGCAAAGATGTTAACCAAGGTCAAGGATACCACCTCGTATACCTTGTCCGCCTTGGGTGACTCCGTATTTGCCGGCAGCATGCTGATCTTCTGGGCGCTCATGACCATCTGCCTGCTGCTGTCCGGCTGGGATACGGCGGCCCTGCTGTTTGGTCTAAGCATCTTCACGGCATTGCAGGTCTTCCGGCTGTACTCGTTCATATGCGGGGTCCGGCAGGGCTTCAAATTCCTGGAACGGCTGAAACGATGGGACCTCATCAACTGGGGGCGGCGGGTCAAGTACCTCAATGCCGCGCTCCTGGTCTGGCTGTGGACCCTGATTTGGCCGAGGCCCTACGACTGGTGGGAATGGCTCATCGGTGTAGGGGCGCTCATGTTGTTTGGCCGGTTTGTCCGTATGGGCATGGTCTCCCGCGTGTTCGCGGTGGCCATATTCGTAGCGTTGATAGATTCATTCCCGGTCATAGAGCAGTGGGTAAGAAACGCGCTTTAA
- a CDS encoding biotin transporter BioY — MKSNTLTDLHMLVWTSLMAATISAGAYLIVPVGPVPVSMQPLFVFLAGYVLGPKRGAIAVGLYLLAGTIGLPVFAGGKSGLGHLLGPTGGYLFGFAASAYVCGYARRESATIPWRKGLAYGALALIAVYGIGAVWLKIALSMTFEKAILVGVVPFIVWDAGKVVLALMCSRYLAKYRLLPGQR; from the coding sequence ATGAAGAGTAATACGCTCACTGATCTGCATATGCTGGTCTGGACTTCGCTCATGGCAGCCACCATCAGCGCGGGCGCGTATCTGATCGTGCCCGTAGGTCCAGTGCCTGTCTCCATGCAGCCGCTCTTCGTCTTTCTTGCCGGATATGTGCTCGGCCCCAAACGTGGCGCCATTGCCGTGGGCCTCTATCTGTTGGCAGGCACCATCGGATTGCCCGTGTTCGCGGGCGGCAAGTCCGGCCTTGGCCATTTGCTCGGTCCTACGGGCGGCTATCTCTTCGGGTTTGCGGCGTCCGCGTATGTTTGCGGCTATGCCCGGCGGGAGTCTGCAACTATCCCGTGGCGCAAGGGTCTTGCCTATGGCGCGCTCGCACTTATTGCTGTATACGGTATCGGTGCGGTCTGGTTGAAGATTGCCCTGTCCATGACGTTTGAAAAGGCCATACTGGTTGGTGTGGTGCCGTTCATCGTCTGGGATGCGGGCAAGGTCGTACTGGCCCTGATGTGCAGCCGATATCTGGCAAAGTATCGACTGTTGCCGGGGCAGAGGTAG
- the smpB gene encoding SsrA-binding protein SmpB — protein MAKKKKHKTSPNTIGTNKQARRLYEILETFEAGISLLGSEVKSLRGGHVSFKDGYVSFHDGSAFLVGVHIAPYEQTGPYDQHDPERRRRLLLHKHEIEVLQSKVDQKGLTVVPMKMYFSKGKVKLQIGLGRGKNVHSKKQDLKDRDIARDTARQLAAYK, from the coding sequence ATGGCAAAAAAGAAGAAGCATAAAACGTCGCCCAATACCATTGGCACGAACAAGCAGGCCCGCCGCCTGTATGAGATTCTCGAGACCTTTGAGGCAGGTATCTCCCTGCTCGGTTCCGAGGTCAAATCCTTGCGGGGCGGCCATGTCTCTTTCAAGGATGGATACGTTTCCTTCCACGATGGGTCGGCCTTTCTCGTAGGCGTGCATATCGCCCCTTACGAGCAGACCGGTCCTTACGATCAGCACGATCCCGAACGGCGCCGCCGTTTGTTGTTGCACAAGCACGAGATCGAAGTGCTCCAGTCCAAGGTCGATCAGAAGGGACTCACAGTCGTGCCCATGAAAATGTATTTTTCCAAGGGCAAGGTGAAACTGCAGATCGGATTGGGCCGAGGTAAGAACGTCCATTCCAAGAAGCAGGATTTGAAGGATCGCGATATCGCTCGCGACACCGCACGCCAGTTGGCTGCGTACAAATAG
- a CDS encoding YraN family protein, giving the protein MRFLSKIIPTKQRGDLGEDAAARFLEQKGFRVLERNWRFRQWELDLICRDGDTVVFVEVKTRRAGSMGTPGDALNRKKQARLVKAASQYLSKHDLWDEPCRFDLAAVIDTGVSMDVEHTENAFDLTDHTGGW; this is encoded by the coding sequence ATGCGGTTTCTGTCCAAGATCATCCCGACCAAACAGCGCGGCGACCTCGGTGAGGATGCTGCGGCGAGGTTTTTGGAGCAGAAGGGCTTTCGCGTGCTGGAGCGCAACTGGCGGTTCCGGCAGTGGGAGCTGGATCTGATCTGCCGTGACGGAGACACCGTGGTCTTTGTGGAAGTGAAGACGCGGAGGGCCGGTTCCATGGGAACACCCGGCGATGCCCTGAACCGCAAGAAGCAGGCGCGGCTGGTCAAGGCGGCCAGTCAGTATCTGAGCAAACATGACCTGTGGGATGAACCGTGCCGGTTCGATCTGGCCGCGGTCATCGACACTGGTGTGTCCATGGATGTGGAGCACACTGAAAATGCATTTGATCTCACCGACCATACAGGCGGGTGGTAA
- the ptsP gene encoding phosphoenolpyruvate--protein phosphotransferase, which yields MADKILSGISVATGIAIGKAFFVNRNHKAHLPRQTVSADQVANEISLLHDAFALVEAELSATREHVPAELKDYGLLIDTHILMLKDPKLSGTAEEYIKSLGLNAAWALEKAVADQEAAFGAIDDPYIRERMQDVRVVADKVQAKLIGHEADLEALSGRAIIMAHDLTPADTVELQVDKIMGFATVCGGKTSHTGIMARSLAIPALVGVDKLEDYVNDGDLVVIDGLSGKIVVNPTDDELEEYNERAAFFEDYSRKIKRHCQLPAETFDGSRVKVMANIELVEEVASVIDNGGEGVGLYRTEYAYLNRTELPDEDELAEKYIDLAAIMSPRKVIFRTLDLGADKFISSYGELNEVNPAMGLRAIRFCLKHPKLFKTQLRAILRASAYGNVSLMFPMISGVKEVRQAKAWLAQAKAELRREGVEYDPNIPVGIMIELPAAVMIAEYLAQEVDFFSIGTNDLIQYSIGVDRTNHHVSYLYQPLHPATLRTIKLVVDAAHQAGIEVSLCGEVASDPFCVPILLGMGIDSISLTPQAIPGIKRIIRQTNMHDCRKLLKDVLECRTVSRINNLVMDNIFKHFPDEVSFFTSLLENDEAGS from the coding sequence ATGGCCGACAAGATCCTTTCGGGCATATCCGTTGCCACCGGCATAGCTATCGGCAAGGCGTTTTTCGTCAACCGGAATCATAAGGCGCACCTGCCGCGCCAGACCGTGAGCGCCGATCAGGTGGCTAACGAGATATCTCTGCTCCACGATGCTTTTGCCCTGGTGGAGGCGGAGTTGAGCGCGACCCGTGAGCATGTTCCCGCAGAGCTCAAGGATTACGGCCTGCTCATCGACACCCATATCCTCATGCTCAAGGACCCGAAATTGTCCGGCACCGCAGAGGAATATATCAAGAGCCTTGGTCTGAACGCGGCCTGGGCGTTGGAAAAAGCCGTAGCCGATCAGGAGGCCGCCTTCGGGGCCATCGATGACCCGTATATCCGCGAACGCATGCAGGATGTGCGTGTGGTGGCGGATAAGGTGCAGGCCAAACTCATCGGCCATGAAGCCGATCTGGAAGCCCTGTCGGGGCGCGCCATCATCATGGCTCACGACCTGACTCCGGCGGATACCGTGGAACTGCAGGTGGACAAGATCATGGGCTTTGCCACGGTCTGCGGCGGCAAGACCTCGCACACCGGCATCATGGCCCGTTCCCTTGCCATCCCCGCTCTGGTGGGCGTGGACAAGCTGGAGGATTACGTCAACGACGGCGACCTCGTGGTCATCGACGGTCTGTCCGGCAAGATCGTGGTCAATCCCACCGACGACGAGCTCGAAGAATACAACGAGCGCGCCGCTTTCTTTGAGGACTATTCCCGCAAGATCAAGCGGCACTGCCAGTTGCCAGCCGAAACCTTTGACGGCTCCCGTGTCAAGGTCATGGCCAACATCGAGCTGGTGGAAGAAGTGGCCTCGGTCATCGATAACGGCGGCGAAGGCGTTGGGCTGTACCGCACGGAATACGCGTACCTCAATCGCACCGAGCTGCCCGACGAGGATGAGCTGGCCGAAAAGTACATTGATCTGGCCGCCATCATGTCACCACGCAAGGTCATCTTCCGTACCCTTGATCTGGGGGCGGACAAGTTTATTTCCTCTTATGGCGAGCTGAACGAGGTCAATCCGGCCATGGGGCTGCGCGCCATCCGGTTCTGCCTGAAGCATCCCAAGCTGTTCAAGACACAGCTTCGGGCCATTCTGCGCGCTTCAGCTTATGGCAATGTCTCCCTCATGTTCCCCATGATTTCGGGTGTGAAGGAAGTGCGTCAGGCCAAGGCATGGCTAGCTCAGGCCAAGGCAGAGCTGCGCCGCGAGGGCGTGGAGTACGATCCCAACATCCCGGTGGGCATCATGATCGAGCTGCCTGCAGCCGTGATGATCGCAGAATATCTCGCTCAGGAAGTGGATTTCTTTTCCATCGGCACCAACGACCTGATTCAGTATTCCATCGGCGTGGACCGGACCAACCACCACGTCTCGTATCTGTATCAGCCGTTGCATCCGGCCACGCTGCGCACCATCAAGTTGGTGGTTGACGCCGCGCATCAGGCAGGCATAGAAGTCTCCCTGTGTGGCGAAGTGGCGAGTGACCCGTTCTGCGTGCCCATCCTGCTCGGTATGGGCATTGATTCCATCTCGCTCACGCCTCAGGCTATTCCTGGCATCAAGCGCATTATCCGGCAGACCAACATGCATGACTGCCGCAAACTGCTCAAAGACGTCCTTGAATGCCGGACGGTAAGCCGTATCAACAATCTGGTGATGGATAATATTTTCAAGCATTTCCCGGATGAGGTGTCCTTTTTCACCTCGCTCCTCGAAAACGACGAAGCCGGCTCCTAG